GTTTATCTGGATGTGCAAGTATTATCTCGGGTAAAACCCAAACCATGACGTTCCAAAGTACGCCAGAACTCAGTGATATTACGATTTTAAATCGTGATGGCAAGAAAATCCATGTTGGAAAAGCACCTGTAACCGTGAGCCTGAATCGTGGAGCTGGTTTCTTTGTTCCTGAAAGATATACGGTTATCTTTGAAAAAGAAGGTTATGAAAAGAAAGAAATCAAAGTTACTTCGAGCATGAATGGTTGGTATATCGGGAATATTTTATTTGGTGGGGTAATTGGCTTGTTAATTGTCGATCCTGCGACTGGGGCGATGTATAGTTTAAATACAAAAGATACCAATGTTGTTCTAAATGACTTAAAGAAAGAAAATCTTCAAGCCAATGCTCAATCATTAACAATCGTTTCTACGAATGTACTTTCTGAAGAAGTTTTAGAAAAAGCAAAACCAATTCAATAAAAAGCTTAGTAATAAGCAATAAAAAAGCATGATAAATATTTATCATGCTTTTTTAATATTTCTAAATGATTAATATGAATTATCAACGCACAATTAATACAGGAATGTGACTTTCTGCTAAAACTTTCTGTGCCACACTACCGAGTACAAATTGTTTAAAACCTGTGCGGCCATGTGAACCCATAATAATCAAATCTGCACCTAGGTTTTGCGCCGCACCAATAATTTCCTGATGCACTGAAAAACCTTCCAGAATTTGTGTTGCAACGGTCAGACCGTGTTCTTCAAACTTTTGCTCAGCTTTCGTTAAATTTTCTTGAACATAACCTCTGACACGTTCAATCAAATCATTGCTTTGGCCCATACGAATATAGGCATCTGCAAGATAAGGATCTAAAGTCATCACTTCGACAACCGTCAGTTCACTGTTTAAGGCTTTGGCCAGTTGTGCTGCTTCTCGAATGACATTTGCTGCAATTTCAGAGTCATCGATCGCCACTAAGATTTTCTGATAAGCCATGAGGGATACTCCTTATATTTATGATTTTGCATTGAATTTCAGAATAAAAAGTTGTTTAAAATACAGACTATAGTTCTATATTAAACCTGTTGTTATGAAAATAAAACCTAGCATTTTTATAGGGATAGTTATTATTTATAGGATTATGGTTAAGCTTAGAAGAGTTTAAGAATAGATGAAATTTCCATAAAAATAAAAGCATGTATCATCATGATTTATCTATAAAAGCTGGCTTAATTTCGCTCAAAGAATTGAATCAGCGCATCCACATCATCCGTCTGCAACTGCTCACGCATTTTTAAAATCTGCTTTTCATCTAAGTCATAAAGTTTAAGGGAAAGCAGTTTTTCAATGTCATGTTCAGGAAAGCGGTATTTGATGACTTTGGCTGGGACACCACCGACAATTGCATATGCTGGCACATCTTGGGTGACCACAGCACCTGTTGCTACCACAGCACCTTCACCGAGTTTAACACCTTGCATGATCATGGCACGGCTGCCAATCCAGCAACCATCGGCAATGATTGTATCACCCGCAGGTTGAAAGCTACGTGTATCAAAAGGGAAGGTTGAAATCCAGTCTGGGCGGTGCAGTTGATTACCACCCATCATAATCACGCATTCGGCACCAAAGCAGACAAAGTTGCCAATATGCAGTTGATCAATTGGCTTTTCAGGTGTAGCCGCTTTGTCGTGTAGATAACGCACCACACAGCGTTCAAAACCTTGATCCCAATAAGCAGAATAATACGAGTAATTGCCTTTAATATGGATGTTCGGATTGTTTACCGTTTTAGCAATAAACTCGAACTCACACCAATGCTTAACAGGGGAGTTGATGAGTGGATCCATATTTAGACAAAATACCAAAAGAAAGCTGCGTTATTATAGCTTTTAAATGAGCAGAGAATGCGGGTTAGAGAAAAATTTCCAAAGCCAGCTAAACAAACATTGAATTTGATTGGGAAATACAAAGCCGAATAAGCAAAAGAGATTTTAGCGATAGCCATCAATGATCAAATGATTATCACGTTATTGTATTGATTAAGGCTTTGTACTTGCTATATAGCATTTCAATACGTTTTCAAGGAAAAATAATGAAAGTAAGGGTTTTGAAAAATACAAACTATGATATTTATGATGATGTTGTGAAACAACATGCACTTATTGTTGGTAAAGAATATGAGGTGCTCGAAATTAGCGAGAATACATTTGGTTTATTAAATGAACGTAAGGAACCAACCTTATTTGAGAAAAATTTATTTGAAATCACCGATCCAACAATTTCTAAAAATTGGATTAAACAAGAATATGAAGATGGAGAGTACTATATCACTCCACCAGAGTTTTTAACCCATCGTTATTTTTTTGAGGAATATTTCAATGGTAATCCAGATATCGTTCAACAGTTTAATAATTACTTAAAATCTATTCAATGATCATAAATAAGCCTCCAATAGGAGGCTTATTTATTTTTAAATATTAAATATATTCCACACTTACGATTTCGTATTCAACTTCACCTTGTGGTGTTTGAATTTTTGCTTCGTCGCCTTCATTTTTACCTAAAAGACCACGTGCAATCGGTGAGTTCACTGAGATTTTATTGATTTTAAAATCTGCTTCATCATCACCGACGATTTTATAAGTCTTACGTTCTTCGGTATCAAGATTTTCAATCGTTACAGTCACGCCAAAGACAACACGGCCATTTTGCTCAAGTGTTTTGACATCAATTTCTTGTACTGCGCCCAGTTTACCTTCGATATCCTGAATACGACCTTCGCAGAAACCTTGCTGTTCACGCGCAGCATGATATTCAGCATTTTCCTTTAAATCACCGTGTTCACGAGCTTCAGCAATCGCTTGGATAATACGTGGGCGATCCACTGTCTTGAGCTGTTGTAATTCTTTCTCTAAGGCAACCTTGCCTTCGGGAGTCATAGGATAACGTTGCATTCTGGTCCCCTCTAAATTGGTTGGGAAAATACAGGATTAAAAAAAGAAAAAGCCCGCCACCGATAAGGTGACGGGACTTTATCGGTAGAGAATTAACCTACAGTTTGTAAATCTTGCAAGCGGTATACATCCATTGGCAATTTCACAGCAAATGCTTGGCAAACTGCTTCTGCACCGTTAATCGTGGTGGTGTAATACACCTTGCCTTGGAGGGCAGCACGACGAATCATGGCAGAGTCATATTGAGCTTGTTTGCCTTCAGTTGTGTTGACAATAAGATGAATTTCACCATTTTTCAAGCGGTCAACAATATGTGGGCGACCTTCGGTCACTTTATTGACTGCTTCACATTCAATACCTGCTTCTTTTAGTACGCGATGTGTACCGTTGGTCGCAACAAGTTTGAAGCCATACTCGATCAACTGTTTCGCGATGTTGGCAATGTATTTTTTATCTGATTCACGAACCGATAAGAATGCATGCTTCACTTCACCTTCAGTTGGTAAGCCTGGTAAACGTTCATTTGAACCAAGCACTGCTTTATAGAATGCTTCGCCGAATGTTTTACCAACGCCCATCACTTCACCTGTAGATTTCATCTCAGGCCCAAGCATTGGGTCTACACCAGGGAATTTAGCGAATGGGAATACTGCTTCTTTAACCGCAAAATGTGTTGGAATGATTTCTTGAGTGAAACCTTGTGATTCCAACGATTGGCCCGCCATACAACGTGCCGCAACTTTTGCTAAAGAGTCACCAATACACTTCGATACGAAAGGAACGGTACGTGATGCACGTGGGTTCACTTCAAGTACATAAATGTCGTTGCCTTTAACAGCAAACTGAACGTTCATCAAACCGATTACGCCAAGTTCTTTTGCCATCGCAACAGTTTGACGACGCATTTCATCCTGTACTTCTTGAGAAAGCGAGTACGGAGGAATCGAACATGCTGAGTCACCTGAGTGAATACCAGCTTGTTCAATGTGCTGCATGATACCGCCGATCACAACGTCTTTACCGTCAGATACGCAGTCCACGTCAACTTCAGTTGCATCGTCAAGGAAACGGTCAAGCAGGACTGGGGCTTCATTCGATGCTTGTACGGCTTCGCGAAGGTAACGTTTAAGTTCTTCTTCGTTGTACACGATTTCCATTGCACGACCACCCAATACATAAGATGGACGAACAACCAGTGGATAGCCCACTTTAGCCGCTTCTGAAATACCTTCTTCAGCAGACTTTACGATGCTGTTGTTTGGTTGACGAAGCTGTAGACGTTGGATCATTTGCTGGAAACGTTCACGGTCTTCTGCACGGTCAATTGCATCAGGAGATGTACCAATGATAGGGGTACCTGCTTCTTCCAAAGCACGTGCCAATTTCAAAGGTGTTTGACCACCGTACTGTACGATCACGCCTTTAGGCTTCTCGGTACGTACGATTTCAAGTACATCTTCAAGTGTTACTGGCTCGAAGTATAAACGGTCAGATGTGTCATAGTCGGTTGAAACCGTTTCAGGGTTACAGTTCACCATGATGGTTTCATAGCCGTCTTCACGCATTGCAAGCGCAGCGTGTACACAGCAGTAGTCAAACTCGATCCCTTGACCAATACGGTTTGGACCACCACCAATGACCATGATCTTGTCACGGTTTGATGGATTTGCTTCACATTCTTCATCGTAAGTTGAATACATGTAAGCAGTACCCGATTCAAACTCGGCTGCACAGGTATCAACACGTTTATAAACTGGATATACACCCAAGTTCCAACGATGTTTACGGAATTGTTTTTGTGAAATACCCATTAAGTTGGCAATACGCAGGTCAGATAAACCTTTGCGCTTGAACGAACGGATATTGTCAGCATTCAAATCACCGAAGCCTAAAGTTTTCACTTGTGCTTCAGTTTTAATGATGTCTTCGATCTGGATCAAGAACCAACGGTCGATTTTGGTTGCTTCAAATACGTCATCTAAAGAGAAACCGTGGCGGAATGCATCAGCAACGTACCAAATACGCTCTGGGCCAGGAACTTTAAGCTCTTTTAAGATGATGTCTTTGGCATTGGCTGTACCAGCTTCAACTTTTTCATCAAAGCCACATACACCCACTTCAAGACCACGAAGTGCTTTTTGTACAGATTCTTGGAAGTTACGGCCAATCGCCATGACTTCACCCACAGATTTCATCTGAGTTGTTAATACAGGCTCAGCTTGTGGGAATTTTTCGAAGTTAAAGCGAGGAATCTTGGTCACAACATAGTCAATCGACGGTTCGAAAGATGCTGGAGTTACGCCGCCAGTGATGTCATTTTTCAATTCATCAAGGGTATAACCGACCGCAAGTTTCGCTGCGATTTTCGCAATTGGGAAACCTGTTGCTTTAGATGCAAGTGCAGATGAACGTGATACACGTGGGTTCATCTCGATCACAACCATACGACCGTCTTTCGGGTTAATACCGAATTGAACGTTCGAACCACCAGTCTCTACACCGATTTCACGAAGAACTGCAACAGAGGCATTACGCATCAATTGATATTCTTTGTCAGTCAATGTTTGAGCAGGTGCAACCGTGATTGAGTCACCTGTATGTACGCCCATTGGGTCGAAGTTTTCGATTGCACAGACGATGATACAGTTGTCGTTTTTGTCACGAACAACTTCCATCTCGTATTCTTTCCAACCAATCAATGATTCATCAATCAATAATTGGTGAGTCGGAGAGAGGTCGAAACCACGTTCACAGATTTCAAGGAATTCTTCGCGGTTATAAGCGATACCACCACCAGAACCACCCATCGTGAATGATGGACGGATGATGACTGGGAAACCGAAGCCCGCTTGGATCGCCAAAGCTTCTTCCATTGTTTCAGCAATAGCAGCTTTTGGACATTCCAAACCAATTTTACGCATTGCGATATCAAACAGTTTACGGTCTTCTGCTTTTTCAATCGCTTCTTTTGATGCGCCAATCAGTTCTACATTATATTTTTCAAGAACGCCGTGCTCGTCTAAGGCAAGGGCACAGTTCAATGCAGTTTGACCACCCATAGTTGGAAGGACTGCATCTGGACGCTCTTTTTCAATGATTTGTGCAACTGTCTGCCAAGTGATTGGCTCAATATAGGTTGCATCCGCCATTGCAGGGTCGGTCATGATGGTCGCTGGGTTAGAGTTCACCAAAATAACGCGGTAACCTTCTTCACGAAGCGCTTTACATGCTTGCGCACCTGAATAGTCAAACTCACAGGCCTGACCAATGACAATAGGACCAGCACCAATAATTAAGATGCTTTTAATATCCGTACGTTTAGGCATTATTCGCTCCTTAATTACTTCTTAGCGGCTTCAATAAGTTCGATGAAATGATCGAACAATGGAGCACAGTCATGTGGACCCGGGCTAGCTTCAGGGTGACCTTGGAAGCTGAATGCTGGTTTATCCGTACGATGGATACCTTGGTTTGTACCGTCAAACAGTGAACGATGTGTCACTTTTAAGTTTGCAGGTAAGGTACTTTCATCGACAGCAAAGCCGTGGTTTTGAGAAGTAATCATCACTGTACCATTCTCAAGATTTTGTACAGGATGGTTGGCGCCGTGGTGACCGTGATTCATTTTCATGGTCTTCGCACCTGAAGCAAGCGCTAAAATTTGATGACCTAAACAAATACCAAATACTGGCAGTGTTGTGGTTTCAACAATGGTTTTCACTGCTTCAATCGCATAGTCACATGCTGCTGGGTCACCAGGACCATTTGACAAGAACACACCATCTGGATTCAATGCGAGCACTTTTTCAGCAGGGGTTTGCGCAGGAACAACTGTTAATTTACAACCACGGTCTGCGAGCATACGTAAGATGTTGGTTTTGACACCATAATCGTATGCAACAACATGAAATTTAAATTCTGGTTGAGTGAAGCCCTGACCTAAAGTCCAAGAACCTTCAGTCCATTCGAAACCTTCTGGATCACAGCATTCTTTTGCAAGATCTAAACCGTTCAAACCGCCGAATGCACGTGCCTTGGCAATTGCTTCTTCTTCTGTAATATTTTCGCCAGCAAGGATGCAACCATTTTGTGCACCTTTGTCACGTAAAATACGTGTCAATTTACGTGTATCAATATCAGCGATTGCAACAACATTATGTTGTTCCAAGTATTCACTGAGTGATTGTTCAGCACGGAAATTACTGTGTAATAAAGGAAGATCACGA
This genomic stretch from Acinetobacter sp. C32I harbors:
- a CDS encoding universal stress protein; the encoded protein is MAYQKILVAIDDSEIAANVIREAAQLAKALNSELTVVEVMTLDPYLADAYIRMGQSNDLIERVRGYVQENLTKAEQKFEEHGLTVATQILEGFSVHQEIIGAAQNLGADLIIMGSHGRTGFKQFVLGSVAQKVLAESHIPVLIVR
- a CDS encoding CatB-related O-acetyltransferase gives rise to the protein MDPLINSPVKHWCEFEFIAKTVNNPNIHIKGNYSYYSAYWDQGFERCVVRYLHDKAATPEKPIDQLHIGNFVCFGAECVIMMGGNQLHRPDWISTFPFDTRSFQPAGDTIIADGCWIGSRAMIMQGVKLGEGAVVATGAVVTQDVPAYAIVGGVPAKVIKYRFPEHDIEKLLSLKLYDLDEKQILKMREQLQTDDVDALIQFFERN
- the greA gene encoding transcription elongation factor GreA; this translates as MQRYPMTPEGKVALEKELQQLKTVDRPRIIQAIAEAREHGDLKENAEYHAAREQQGFCEGRIQDIEGKLGAVQEIDVKTLEQNGRVVFGVTVTIENLDTEERKTYKIVGDDEADFKINKISVNSPIARGLLGKNEGDEAKIQTPQGEVEYEIVSVEYI
- the carB gene encoding carbamoyl-phosphate synthase large subunit; this encodes MPKRTDIKSILIIGAGPIVIGQACEFDYSGAQACKALREEGYRVILVNSNPATIMTDPAMADATYIEPITWQTVAQIIEKERPDAVLPTMGGQTALNCALALDEHGVLEKYNVELIGASKEAIEKAEDRKLFDIAMRKIGLECPKAAIAETMEEALAIQAGFGFPVIIRPSFTMGGSGGGIAYNREEFLEICERGFDLSPTHQLLIDESLIGWKEYEMEVVRDKNDNCIIVCAIENFDPMGVHTGDSITVAPAQTLTDKEYQLMRNASVAVLREIGVETGGSNVQFGINPKDGRMVVIEMNPRVSRSSALASKATGFPIAKIAAKLAVGYTLDELKNDITGGVTPASFEPSIDYVVTKIPRFNFEKFPQAEPVLTTQMKSVGEVMAIGRNFQESVQKALRGLEVGVCGFDEKVEAGTANAKDIILKELKVPGPERIWYVADAFRHGFSLDDVFEATKIDRWFLIQIEDIIKTEAQVKTLGFGDLNADNIRSFKRKGLSDLRIANLMGISQKQFRKHRWNLGVYPVYKRVDTCAAEFESGTAYMYSTYDEECEANPSNRDKIMVIGGGPNRIGQGIEFDYCCVHAALAMREDGYETIMVNCNPETVSTDYDTSDRLYFEPVTLEDVLEIVRTEKPKGVIVQYGGQTPLKLARALEEAGTPIIGTSPDAIDRAEDRERFQQMIQRLQLRQPNNSIVKSAEEGISEAAKVGYPLVVRPSYVLGGRAMEIVYNEEELKRYLREAVQASNEAPVLLDRFLDDATEVDVDCVSDGKDVVIGGIMQHIEQAGIHSGDSACSIPPYSLSQEVQDEMRRQTVAMAKELGVIGLMNVQFAVKGNDIYVLEVNPRASRTVPFVSKCIGDSLAKVAARCMAGQSLESQGFTQEIIPTHFAVKEAVFPFAKFPGVDPMLGPEMKSTGEVMGVGKTFGEAFYKAVLGSNERLPGLPTEGEVKHAFLSVRESDKKYIANIAKQLIEYGFKLVATNGTHRVLKEAGIECEAVNKVTEGRPHIVDRLKNGEIHLIVNTTEGKQAQYDSAMIRRAALQGKVYYTTTINGAEAVCQAFAVKLPMDVYRLQDLQTVG
- the carA gene encoding glutamine-hydrolyzing carbamoyl-phosphate synthase small subunit, with protein sequence MSTPAILALADGTIFKGTSIGASGSTTGEVVFNTAMTGYQEILTDPSYAQQIVTLTYPHIGNTGCNSEDVESGRIHKVWANGLIIRDLPLLHSNFRAEQSLSEYLEQHNVVAIADIDTRKLTRILRDKGAQNGCILAGENITEEEAIAKARAFGGLNGLDLAKECCDPEGFEWTEGSWTLGQGFTQPEFKFHVVAYDYGVKTNILRMLADRGCKLTVVPAQTPAEKVLALNPDGVFLSNGPGDPAACDYAIEAVKTIVETTTLPVFGICLGHQILALASGAKTMKMNHGHHGANHPVQNLENGTVMITSQNHGFAVDESTLPANLKVTHRSLFDGTNQGIHRTDKPAFSFQGHPEASPGPHDCAPLFDHFIELIEAAKK